A single genomic interval of Heterodontus francisci isolate sHetFra1 chromosome 45, sHetFra1.hap1, whole genome shotgun sequence harbors:
- the LOC137356160 gene encoding deleted in malignant brain tumors 1 protein-like, which yields MIWVVILAFVPFGVENGLASEEFLRLRLVNGSNTCNGRVEVYHNETWGTICDDYWDMPDAVVVCRQMDCGFAELAHGSAKFGQGSEEIWLDDVKCYGMELLLQECTLKALGQHNCNHREDAGVVCNPDQPPKPSISLSRFSENFVKGENLFIQCNAFGYYQTAVFYLYKGDEDHHMASKVPSARGHSATFLFPNIDAGNEGNYTCSYEIEVTGRLYKSPKSDTVNVAVKDQLVKPAINLNGQWHILLKGQSIEIVCEAPHYFSGAKFYLYKDSDENFISSHIVSSSLISAHFKIHDITKADQGNYTCMYQAQIAGKLFNSSRSEDIQFTVVDDVALRLVNGENDCSGTVQVYYNNTWGSVCADSWDLADVQVVCRQLGCGFAKRLMDTPSIADITKPIWLSTVRCSGAETHLWVCPARAWVSRISCTRSNGATVSCSAQPPQPVMTVTGTGLFFKDETIKFVCSAHALYKGATMSLYKRDNPDPILSDVVSSNQNNVRFNIPNINKTHEGIYWCSYQLEVSELVFVSESSESKEIKVIDNAKLRLVDGPNSCSGRVEAYYNGTWGTICDSGWDILDVQVVCNQVGCGFGQSAISGGQFGEGAGPILLDNVRCNGSELFLWSCPIQTISPRTCRQKNDAGVICSDQLQSPEIDVLRTSSIFAQGESFSIQCASPNYYKGGTFQLQKLGESTSVSSLVAEAKYSNVTFTVKNINMSQSGYYTCMYQLQRRGKLYNSTMSDRVKITVIEKPTKPNIQLFRDSGKYSIGEFVSVRCTASTVFTGAIFLLLKIDGATSVTYQAVPMAGFAVTFSIANITYADDGHYACLFQLKRSGKLHNSTESDRVKVTVTDKLQRPSISVLRLSAAFVQGEAANFRCSSSSVFAVITFYLYKVGESGAVTSVGPISASSAVLTVQNVTLHQEGFFTCMFQVLIKSKLYSSTHSDRVKVTIASSVERPIISMNTEFEKFPQGQLLTILCTAPKPYRTRDFHLYQDGLLANARMSVRDFVAEFTIANTSMANQGDYTCAYRTTIVGRGYNSTQSEALSITIAESMEQRLVNGSNPCEGRVEISFGDSWGTICDDQWGLLDAKVVCSALGCGNAVAAPTHARFGRGAGPIWLDDVACRGDESVLWYCTSRFWGQHNCHHGEDASVICSGIKPTILLEPSYNVFLKGESVIINCTIGERNTSRGIDFYINNIYLTHRDLQQGVNSATIQLTNLTEKDAGMYSCKYGNQLSGRYLNSSLNASVYIAVTDPLQKPKIDLFTVGGKNLINCTVQNGTANGTMYLLEVGTSGSRQVQRLSMPNSTFTFPLNNSGDSIEGRYVCSYEVQVNGRLLNSTYTESVLVAVRGSSNVKTIIGWFLATVILLLILVLFVYYFRKPKTCKSKREYRIYVRERLLDDVTHIEAIDDDTTF from the exons ACCAGCCGCCCAAACCGTCCATATCCCTCAGTCGATTTTCCGAAAACTTTGTGAAAGGGGAGAACCTATTTATTCAATGCAACGCTTTTGGCTACTATCAAACCGCAGTGTTTTATCTGTATAAGGGCGATGAGGACCATCACATGGCTTCAAAGGTCCCTTCCGCGAGGGGTCACTCTGCCACTTTCCTTTTCCCAAACATTGACGCTGGAAATGAAGGGAATTACACCTGCAGCTACGAGATCGAAGTTACTGGACGCCTTTACAAATCGCCCAAAAGCGACACGGTCAATGTAGCTGTCAAAG ATCAGCTCGTGAAACCAGCCATAAATCTGAATGGGCAATGGCACATTTTGTTGAAAGGACAGTCCATTGAAATTGTGTGTGAGGCTCCCCATTACTTCTCAGGAGCCAAATTTTATTTGTACAAGGACAGCGATGagaatttcatcagctcccacattGTCTCCTCGAGTTTGATCTCAGCTCACTTCAAAATTCACGACATCACGAAAGCTGACCAAGGCAATTACACCTGCATGTACCAGGCACAGATCGCTGGGAAGCTCTTCAACTCCTCCCGCAGTGAAGACATCCAGTTTACGGTGGTCG ATGATGTGGCGCTCCGCTTAGTGAACGGAGAGAACGACTGTTCGGGCACAGTGCAGGTTTATTATAACAATACCTGGGGCTCCGTTTGTGCCGATTCCTGGGACCTCGCGGACGTCCAGGTGGTCTGCAGGCAACTGGGCTGCGGGTTTGCGAAGCGGCTGATGGACACGCCAAGCATTGCCGATATCACCAAGCCCATATGGTTGAGCACGGTCAGGTGCAGCGGTGCTGAGACGCACCTGTGGGTTTGCCCGGCCAGAGCGTGGGTGAGCAGAATTAGCTGCACCCGCTCAAACGGGGCGACAGTCAGCTGCTCAG CACAGCCTCCTCAGCCAGTCATGACTGTCACGGGAACGGGTCTGTTTTTCAAAGACGAGACCATCAAATTTGTGTGCTCGGCGCATGCTTTGTACAAAGGGGCGACGATGTCCCTTTACAAAAGGGACAACCCGGATCCGATCCTGTCTGATGTGGTATCTTCCAATCAAAACAACGTGAGGTTCAATATCCCGAACATTAACAAGACCCACGAGGGAATCTACTGGTGCAGCTATCAACTGGAAGTGTCGGAGCTCGTTTTTGTGTCCGAAAGCAGCGAATCGAAGGAGATCAAGGTCATAG ATAACGCTAAACTTCGACTGGTGGATGGGCCCAATTCCTGTTCGGGTAGAGTCGAGGCttactacaatggcacctggggcacTATCTGTGATTCCGGGTGGGACATTCTGGATGTCCAGGTTGTTTGCAATCAGGTCGGATGTGGGTTTGGCCAATCGGCCATTTCCGGTGGCCAGTTTGGAGAAGGGGCAGGCCCGATTTTGCTGGACAACGTCCGGTGCAATGGGTCCGAGTTATTCCTGTGGTCCTGCCCGATCCAGACGATCAGCCCCCGGACCTGCCGACAGAAGAACGATGCTGGCGTCATTTGTTCAG ATCAGTTACAAAGCCCAGAAATAGATGTGTTAAGGACATCCAGTATATTTGCTCAAGGGGAGTCTTTCAGCATTCAATGCGCCTCGCCCAATTACTACAAGGGAGGAACATTTCAATTGCAAAAACTCGGCGAGTCCACCTCTGTGAGTTCCTTGGTGGCAGAAGCAAAGTATTCCAACGTCACATTCACTGTCAAAAACATCAACATGAGCCAGAGCGGATATTACACCTGCATGTATCAGTTACAGAGAAGGGGAAAGTTGTACAATTCCACCATGAGTGACAGAGTCAAGATCACTGTGATAG AAAAGCCAACCAAACCAAATATTCAGCTCTTCCGAGACTCTGGCAAATATTCCATTGGCGAGTTTGTCAGCGTTAGGTGCACGGCCTCCACAGTCTTCACCGGGGCCATCTTCCTCTTGCTCAAGATTGACGGGGCAACCTCGGTGACCTACCAGGCCGTGCCAATGGCGGGCTTCGCTGTGACCTTTTCCATCGCCAACATCACATATGCTGACGATGGACATTACGCCTGCTTGTTTCAGCTAAAGCGCTCGGGGAAGCTCCACAACTCGACGGAGAGCGACCGGGTGAAGGTGACCGTGACAG ATAAACTGCAGAGGCCGTCGATTTCCGTGTTGCGCTTGTCCGCCGCATTTGTTCAAGGTGAAGCCGCAAATTTCCGATGCTCCTCCTCCAGCGTCTTTGCGGTGATAACATTTTACCTCTACAAAGTCGGGGAGTCTGGTGCTGTTACCTCTGTGGGGCCGATCTCAGCATCCAGCGCCGTCTTAACTGTGCAAAATGTAACCTTGCACCAGGAAGGCTTCTTCACCTGCATGTTCCAAGTGCTGATCAAAAGCAAGCTGTACTCGTCAACTCACAGCGACCGGGTCAAGGTAACAATCGCAA GTAGCGTGGAAAGACCCATTATCTCCATGAACACGGAATTCGAGAAGTTTCCACAGGGCCAATTGCTCACTATCTTGTGCACAGCCCCGAAACCGTACCGCACGCGTGACTTCCACCTCTACCAAGATGGTCTTTTGGCCAATGCTCGGATGTCTGTGCGGGACTTTGTAGCCGAGTTTACCATTGCAAATACAAGCATGGCCAATCAAGGGGATTACACTTGTGCGTACCGAACGACGATAGTGGGACGAGGGTACAACTCGACCCAAAGCGAAGCCCTTTCAATAACCATCGCAG AAAGCATGGAGCAGCGACTGGTGAACGGGAGTAACCCTTGTGAGGGCCGAGTGGAGATCTCCTTCGGCGACAGCTGGGGGACCATCTGTGATGACCAGTGGGGATTGCTCGACGCCAAAGTTGTCTGTAGTGCTCTGGGGTGCGGAAACGCTGTCGCCGCGCCAACGCACGCTCGCTTCGGAAGGGGCGCCGGACCCATATGGTTGGACGATGTCGCCTGCCGCGGAGATGAATCGGTGCTGTGGTACTGCACGTCCAGGTTTTGGGGTCAGCACAACTGCCATCACGGAGAGGATGCCAGTGTCATTTGTTCCG GGATCAAGCCGACAATACTTTTGGAACCCAGCTACAACGTATTTCTGAAAGGGGAGTCGGTTATTATAAATTGCACCATCGGAGAACGAAACACAAGCCGAGGAATTGACTTTTACATCAATAACATTTACCTGACCCACCGAGACCTCCAGCAAGGAGTCAATTCCGCCACCATTCAATTGACCAATTTAACTGAGAAGGATGCTGGGATGTACAGCTGCAAGTATGGAAACCAACTTTCTGGGCGATACCTAAATTCTTCTCTCAATGCCTCCGTGTACATCGCTGTAACAG ATCCTCTGCAAAAGCCTAAAATAGACTTATTCACAGTCGGAGGGAAAAATCTCATTAACTGCACGGTTCAAAATGGCACAGCAAATGGCACGATGTACTTATTGGAAGTGGGTACCAGTGGATCGAGGCAAGTGCAACGTTTGTCAATGCCAAATTCTACCTTCACCTTTCCCTTAAACAACAGCGGTGATAGTATTGAAGGTCGCTATGTTTGTTCATACGAAGTGCAAGTAAATGGAAGATTACTCAACTCGACTTACACCGAATCTGTTCTCGTTGCCGTTCGAG GATCCTCCAATGTTAAGACGATCATCGGCTGGTTCTTAGCGACTGTGATCCTGCTCCTGATTCTGGTCCTTTTTGTGTATTACTTCAGAAAACCGAAGACGTGCAAGAGTAAACGTG AATACAGGATTTACGTTCGAGAACGACTGCTTGATGATGTGACTCATATAGAAGCAATAGATGACGATACTACCTTTTAA